CATTTCTGGACTGGTATTTTGCATGTTAGAGACATTTTCCTGAGTTTTTGTAGAAGAATAGTTGGTAATGGAAAGAGAATCAGATTTTGGGAGGATGATTGGTGGGGAGGTAAACCTTTTGCCGTTCAGTTTCCCAGATTGTTTAATCTTACCTTTAGTACTGATATCTCTGCGCATAGAGTGTTCACTGAAGGATGGAATGTTATTAGATTTAGACGCACGCTGGTGGGTGACACTCTCAGACAGTGGGAGGCCCTTAAGAGTAGCTGTAGTTTAGTTTCTCTGTCTGCCAGAAAAGATAAGTTGTTTTGGAAACTGGAGGCCCGCGGCACTTTTTCAGTTGGCTCTTTGTATAGGTCACTGAAAAGAGCAAAGGTTCCTTTTCCTTATAGCTTCTTATGGAAAATCAAAATTCCTTTAAAGATTAAGGTCTTCCTTTGGCTTGTTAGCAAGGAGAGTATCTTGACTAGGGATGTGCTTAAACAAagaggggggagggggagtGATCTGTGTCCTTTCTGTGCCAGAAAAGAGACTATTGATCACTTATTCTTCCACTGTTCGTTAGCCCGTTTCATTTGGCGTGTCGCTCAGGTTTGCTTTAACTTCTTGCGAACCCCCTGCTCAGTACATGATCTGTTCGATACTTGGTTGTTGCAATTCACTGGGCGTGTGCGCAAGCTGATTTCAGTTGGGGTAGCGGCTATACTTTGGATCATTTGGAAAACACGCAACGATGCCTGTTTTCAGAACAAATGGCCGAATGATCCGTCTGCTGTCATGTTTGTAATTTGCTCAACCATTGATTACTGGGCTGGTCTGCAGAAAGGCGATTTGAAGGAGGTGCTTCATGGCGGCTCGCGGCAGCTGTGGCGAGTCTCGGCTGAAGTCTTCCATCGCTCGTTGGGCTGGGCTCCGGTGTCGCTTCATCTGACAACATAAGCTTTCAGGTGGCGATAGGAGATGTCATGCAGTGGATCCACGCCTTAGCTCTCTCTGGTTTCTTAGCTGTAGTCTGAGGTTGTAGTAGTTTGAATTTGCTTCATTAGGGAGCTGTTCATGGTGGGAGCAACGGCACTGCAGCTGTTCTGTTAAAATGCTGAGTTGTCTGTTGTGTCCAGAGGTATTTCCAGCACTGTTTTATTGGGATATTTATGTAAGACACTCATGGTTTCCTTTAATGAAGCCGGAGGTATATCctctgttctaaaaaaaaggattatGTTTTATAGAATCTATGATGCCAAACTTCTACTCCACTTTTATTCATGACAAATTGGAAGTTATTAGATTGGTcgggtgaaaaaaaaaatcagcacaGTTATCATGAACAATATTTTGAATATCAATATTTATACGGAGTGTTATTTTACCAGCATATTCATATCAAGTCTATTCACGACACAGACCAAATATTTGCATTAAATTTGGGCATAAAACTTTTTGTTCATGTGCCATAGTTCCGGGAGCATCCTTGTGGTGACCTCTAATGCAAGTGGAAAGATGACAATGGACCTACGCTTATGCCTGGCATATTTGCAAGTAGCCCAAACAAACTTTCTCGGAGTGACAGTCTTCATGGCACACTAGGCCTCCTTGGCACTGCAGTGTACCGCAGCCTGGGACAGTCGCCAAATACAACACAAACTTGCATGTTGTAAAAATGTATTCTGCACTTTGCACGGTTCAAAGCAGATTCTATAGAATTAAACTACATCTTGAGACCATATATACTTTGAACTTTGAAATGCCATAGGATTGCAACTTCCGATAAGTCCTTCCAGCGAAACAAAAGTTGGATGCTATCAAGGGAACGGCAAACTACCTGCTTCCGATATGTTACAATAGTGAAAGAAACGAGGAAAAGATCTTTTAGAAGTTTGTGCCTACCTAACGGTCATTCAAATATACAATCCATTGCCCCATTGGTAATTCATTTCTTTCTAGTTACTTCATCTCAGCCACAGGAACGAAGTATGTAATATTGCCTACATGCTGTTCTGTACCGATTCCGCTCCATCTGCAGTAACCATGCCAGCAACTGCATCCATCTAATCGTGTGTTGTATAGTCTTGGACTCGTAGCAGGGAAAAGGACACAAAAGAAGGATATTGAACCCACCAGAAATGCCAGCGAAGCCATTCCTGGGACAAAAAACACCAGGCAACCCAATGTAAGAAGTTGGGCATATTTTACAGCTTCATGACTCTCTTTTCTTCAGAGAAAACATTATATACACACCTCTTGTTTGCGTCGATGAGAAAACAGGCAAACCCATCATGTTACAAAATATATGAGCAACAATAGGAGACACAAGATTACCTGCAAGTTGATCAATATGACAAATTTAATAAGACAAAACTAAAATACACTTCCAGTCAAACATATGAACTAGCTAAACCATTCAGCATGTTACCCGTTACCAATGGCACATAATGGCACTTCATACAAGTAAAATCTCATGCTTTTTTTAAGCCAGCTCACAAGCCATAAGCGAAAAGAGTACTTGAGTAAATTTATCAAAACCATATATTACCGAGTAGTTTTACAAAATTTCTTTTGTATCACTATTTAGCAAACCAAGCATTTTAGAATCTCAAGGGAAATACATTTTGTGGCACATTCTCAACCATACAACCAAGGTTTACAAGTCGACGAGTCAAGTCAAGTCGCCTCCCAACTGGCTAGGTGACTAGTCGCTGACTACTCACTGACTAATAAACTAGTCAGGCCTACAAAACAGGGTATTTACGAAGGCATGCTGCAGGACTTCAAGTCATATAGTGCACTACACATATAAGCCTACTTTTAGTGTCCGGCATAAATCTCTAGGTCCTCCGGAAGAAAGAAATCCAGGGCTAGGTTTCCCACCTCTTAGCAGTTAGCACCCTTCTTTCCTCGATTTTGCACTCCTTTTGGGTCTGTGGTCGATCTGGACAACGGTAACTCACTCCGCTTCCCAAccctctttcttgttgaacCATGCATCACTGTTAGTTTAAATTGAACGCAATTAAAACGGTTGAATTACAAGCTTCCATTCAGATTAACTCTGTCAATTAATAATGGGTGATTGAATCAAAATAGTACTCCTAGGTTAAGTTTCGGGGAAGCGAATTCCATGTGAACACGCGCTGCATCTGTAATGCTTTGTTTTTGGCACCAGCCCCATTGTAACCTCTTCAACAGGATAATTCAACAACTTGCAGGGTTCATGCCAAAAGGAAAGCAATGCAGTTTTTGAACACCCCGGATGTAGAGGACACATCAAGCAGTAAGTGGAAGTCACTACCCAGCAAGCTTATTGTCACTCCATGCAGAGGATCTCTGCAGCAATGGTTTGGCTATTCTAACTCCTCGGTCCACAACAAGAAGGGACGGTTAAGTTTAGTAGTGTAACAGTGCAGCTTCTAGGCACAATTAACAAAGATGAAGAAGGAATGCAAGGCGAAAATTTGGTCCAGCACATTCTTGGTCGTTTCCTGATCCTCAACTCCTCATGCACTCAGCATTAGCTCACAGAAACTGCTATAATCAAGAGCCATAACATATTGGTCATATAAGTTAGTTCAATCGCCCACTCGCAAGTAGTAATTCATAGAATCAACCCAATTTATGTCTCCAATTCAAATGTTTAAATCGCATTCTATTTGAATTACCAGACCGAAGCACAGTTTagcaaaataaaatggacTTGGTCTGCCATGTGGCGCCATGTCCTAGCCAGTCATGCAAATTTTCACAAGAAGCACGTGAATGTACGCAACAGAGTCTGTATTTAACCATAGTTCTATCATGCCATGCGTCCAAGTTAAGGAAGGGCAAGAATAGGACCTTATATGTTCCCTTCTCCTCGCTGCTAGCCTTACCAATATGGGACTAAACCAACCTTGCTTTAGCAATATGGGACTAAGCACTACAAATCTCAGAACATTATAGAGGTCCATACTTTGAACGCTATTATGAGTTATGACTAGTATTCGAGCCAGCATGAACTAGGACTAACCACAAGCAAAGCTACTTCCTTAAATAGGAAAAATTAGAAATGTCAAATGTTAGATCCAATTGGAAAAGGAGTACATAAAGGAAGACACAACAGCAACCATCAACAATATAGCTGTAAAAAAAGTGCACAATTTTCtaatttcaaacaaaaaaggaaacagtAAGACCTGTCCGGATGAACAAAAAAGCTGCATACCACCCAAAAATTACGGTGTAGCCTAACTGGATACCTGAgaatggaagagaagaagttATGGCAAATCAAACAAGTGAAGCAAAAGGTGTTCGCATTTGGTCAAACAAAGTAATTACACAATCTCTTAAACAAAGTTGAACAAGTggagcaattttttttaaaagagagGCATAGAAGTAGAACTACAGACAACGAGAAGACTATGTGTTGTAATATGATGAGCATATCGAAAGGTCAGAGCATGTCCATGTAATTTAATGAATATAACCTGTACCAGCAATCACGATTCTCTAGCGCCTGTAATTTTATTGCGCAAGCAAGTAAATCGGTACTAGAAGTAAAGAATAAGAAGTAAATAGCATAATAGAATATCGATAGCACACTATTTGACGTACAAGTAATTGTGTGGACAATAGGACATAAGCAGTGTTACTCACACTATAAATAATGCATATAATGATGTTGCAATGTTTAACAGGAGAATTTTGAGATTATGATGTGACTAAATAAAAGGTAAGGAAATAACAGAGGTGCTGATACGAATGACTGCTTCATTTTGGTAGGACATTGAAATGTACCAAAACCAAATTCAAGAAGTTACAGGCTTACAGCCTTACAGGTATAGCCATATGGAACACATTGGGGCACTCTAAAAGGAACAGTTATATCACTAGCAGAAACAAACTGATGAACTAAGATATTACGATTTTCCTTAATTCCAGACAGTGGCAATAAAGTTACAGGAAGATTATACTACATTAAAGGAGAAAACCAGACAGTGCAAGAAAAATACCTACAATCAGTAAAGATCTCACAAAATTGCATCCTTGTTGGtgtagttcaaacaaatggtTTAAGTGTGCTGTCAACAGAAAGGCCCAGTTATTATTAAGAAGACTGACCATAAACATACAGGTAAAACTGAATGCAGTCATGCAGCAGTTCTGAACTGATACATCAATTGCAAGTTAGCAAAGGACAAATGACATAACATGAGCTAAAGGATATGTGCCAGGTTGGTTCTCGAGTGAAAATTTGGTGCAATATTATACCTATTTACCTAAGCTGAAGAAGACTGGACTCAGAAATATAATGTAAGACATTTTGAATCCTCCACACAGAAGAAGAGGTATCATGCACGCCCTGAAAACCAGCTCCTCTGTAAATGGTGCCTGGCCAAAAGATCATCCTCAAATAACATCATCAAAATAGAAATGACATTTTGTTCTCACTGCTCAGTGGTAACAATAATACAGTGGCAGATGGAGAAGGGAGCCAGTAGGGGCCATGGGCAACAGAAGTCATTATACTCCTCGTCCTTGGTGTTTCAAATTAGTTTTAGGCACCAATAATTGGCCTTCCGCATGAGATACAATTGTGTTGCATGGCTTATTTGATCCCTATCATCATTAATTCATGGATCTGCTTGCATTCTGAAGGCTACAGCTTGCAGACATGAAATGGAAGCTGATTATTTAGTCGTACAAGTAGATGCTCAATCAACAACCCTCGTTCCCTTCTACAGTACTATTCTGTGAAATTTCCAAAACATGTGCTAAGGAATGTGAAACAATAGTATGAAATGGAATCAGAACAAACCACTATGTAGTTCCGCCACACCATTACATCTTGCAAGGAGGTTTGCATCCAGCGAGCAAGCTTCTCTGTGCAGCTGATGCCCTCCTCACCATCATCCCTGCCACACCAGCTTGACATAACCGAGAGTCTTGCGACGAAGGATCCAGCATACACTAGGGATGTAAGGAGAAGTGGAATCACTACTGCCTCAAGCTGATCCAGCACCAGCATTTCAGTCCAAGTATAAATAACTCAACACTTCTTACTCTATTACTACagacagaaaaaataaatgatgaTGCTAGAGATATCGCTTTGATTACCAAGTGATCATGACGGATGCCAAACACCGCGAGGGCCTTAGAAGTGTTGCTGGGGCTCCATAACTGGGAAGAGAGTAGGAGGTAGCCAGGCTGGTTAGGGGATCCCGTCCGAATaccaaaagctagggtttagaAGGGGTTGGAACCTTGGGAGGGGAGAGAAGGGGGGCACTTACGCGGAGCAGGGACGCAGTGGCGAGgacggaggcggtggaggagaaggcggcgcaCACGAAGCGGCGGTGGAAGAAGGCGCGGAGCGAGGTGGccggcgggaggcggaggaggaccgTGGGGGCGTAGAGAACGGCGACATAGGAGACGGCCATGGCAAAGCACGCAGCCACTGCCACTGTTCCGGGTatcaccggcggcgaggcgggctgGGAGTACGCCGGCGTCGCCATTAGCTCCGGCGgaccttttttattttgaaaaggagCTCCGGCGAACTGGTTTTACTCGagcgagaggaagaagagcgaCAGACACAGAAATTCGGGCGGAAGAAGGCTCCGAACGACGAATTGATACGGTGTTCCCCTCGCTCGCGTTGTCTCGCTACTGCTACTGCTGGCACGAGGAATCTGTCCAGGACGTCGTTGAAGCGGAAAGTGACGGTGATAGCAGCTTCAGATGCAATTTTTCCGAACATGTCAGCAGTAAGCTTTCCACTCCTCTGTTTCTACATTAAgttttgtcttaagtcaaaaTTTGTAACTTTGTTATAATTTGTAGAAAAAGTCAATATATACAACACCAAACAAATATTGTTATTATCAAATGTATTTCATATTGCAACTCTCTGTTGTTACATATGCTCTTTTTTGTCCACATGTAAGGCTATAATTTTTGTTAACTTCGACTTTTAGAAGTTTGACTGACCTTCTAACATAGAATGCGAACATTACCATTGATATATATATGCGTGTCATATTAGAGGGCCAGCAAGCCAGCAGGTGGCGGTCGATTGTTTCCTTAAAGTTTATTCATATAACCATGTAGACCAAAGGATTGCGATTCACCGGTGGACAAATAATAGAAGTAAGGGTTGTCCGGGAAGGATGGAGCGAGCGGGGTGGAGAAGAATAATATCGGGGCCGGCCGCTAGTCCTTCCTCCACCAGATGTGAGGCCGAGAGATGGGGTGGGGGCGGTATAGCTCCGAAATTTGAGCAATGTTTGGGTTACACATGTCAAAGGTTTCGATTCCACGAAAATTTGGGCATAATAGGAAGAAAATGGGCCACAAATCACATATGAGCAATCAAGCAGGTAAAGGGCCAGGATGCGAGGAACTCAGGGCTGTTTGGCATGAAGGAAAACATTATCTTGTTCCCTCGCCTGCTTAGCAACAGAGGGAGTACGATGTAAGGTTTGTTGTGTTGATGATGTCCTGACGGTGGACGTGGTGTCTTGCGCAGAATAAAAGCCCCCTCTCTCCATTTATGTTCTATCATACGGACTTCATGATTCTCTTATAGCTTGTAAATTCGTGATTTTGGTTCTCCTTCTCATTGGTTTGGTGATAATCTAATGGTTTGTAGTCTTTCTTGTGATGGGTGTATCTCCGGTCACATGTCACCTACTCACCTTTTTGAGGTAAACAACTCATGTGTCTCCGTAAAGCCTCCTAAGAGGTTAGTCCACCTCTTACAGCTTTGGTTTCCTGCAATTTCTAACAGTAAAGACTTGGAAAAATATCAAGATCGGCGCAACACATAATCTGAGTttaagttttattttttctgtaactttttggtttatttgatttttttttagagagatcgttgttctaaaaaaaacattcgcCTAAAAACAGGGGAAACCAATCGGATGATCTCCCGCAACCTAGCATTTGGAACGAAGGACTAGAGTAGGCAGATTCCGACGTTGTTTTTGCAGTACTCAAGGTTATGAACCAGAACGACGAACGAGACACATGGACATGGCCGGACACATCTATCTATTACCCCTATGGAAGGGCGAAGAATTCTCACCATTTGCCTGCTGCTACGTTGCCACTTCGACCGGCCGTCGGTTTTGCGTTACGTGGCCACTTCCGTCACCGTTCATAACTTCGTATGGGTCGCCGTTCCTAACTTCGTATGCGTTCTAATTACGGCCGTGTGCCACCGCACCCGCACAGACCCGCACCCGTCGCCGCCAGCCTCCCCCTCTTCGCGTccaacggcggcgccgctgccctcGGGCCTTGGCCTTTCttccgccgtccgccgctcgCTTCCCTCACTGCCCCTGCACGATTATCCATTGCCGGTCGCCGCTCCCCTAGGTCGCGTCGCCGTATACGCTGTTCCGGCTTCCTCAACTCAAGCCCGAGGTCAGCCGGCCTACAACGACCTCGCCTTCCCCACGCGCGTCGACGCCGACAGCCGCCTCTACGCTGCAACCGACAAGATGACCCGGAATCCCAAGCGGAAGCTTCCAGCCTCGCCTGCACGTGGGTGAAAGGATGACTTGGTAAGTTTTCACAGGCATATGTCTCCCTTCTTGATTTCGTCCTCTGTTGTTCTCTTTTCACTTTTCTTTTATCCACACCAATTACAAATTTACAACTACAACATTTTGAGGGCTATTCAGCTGAAAGGTGaacttaatttttttggtGGCAGTTCTTGTTGGTTTCTTCGTTATACTTGGAAGCTGGAATCAAGAAATTGGAGCTAGCATCAGAAAGCACGCGGATTCATGGCCTGTGTTACCCATGGCAATCTGAACAAGGTTTGCAGGAACATCTACATTATTCTTGTATGGTAGCAGATCCATCCAGACCATTCTGCATGCACGAGTAGTCTAATTCAACATCCTAATTTTGCTTCTGCTATGCGATTATGCAGAAATTGTAGGGTGCAGTACCGACCTTTCCGGTAGCAGTTTATTAATGTTTCTTCTGATGTTATTATTTCTTGGAGAACTTAGTGTGCTACTTATAAATCTTGTTCTATTTACAGTACTTGGCTAATCCAATAAAGAAAAGAGTTTGTTAAACTGTACTCCATGCATGCTTAGTATTTTAAATTCAAGAACTAAATTTGCAAAGTAAGGGACGATTGCAAATTTACAACTACAAAATTTTGAGGTGTCTTCAGCCCAAATGTGAAATTAACTTTTGGTGGCAGTCCTTGTTGGTTTCTTCTTTGTACTTGGGAGCTGGAATCAAGAAATTGGAGCTACCATCAGACTGCATGAGGATTCATCGCCTGGCTTACCCATCGCAATCTGAACAAGGTTTGCTAGCACCTAccttgatattttttttgttgatagCAGATCCATCCTGGCCATTCTACACGCACGAGTAGTCTATTTTGACatcctaatttttttcctgCTATGCATAATTATGGAGAAATTGTAGGGTGTAGCAACGACCTTTCCGGCAACAGTCTATTAATTTTTCTTCTGATGTTAATGTTTCTTGGAGAActtaggccctgtttgtttgggcttctacttcagcttttggtgcttttagaaatctcaaaagcacttctcatgtttacacatgaagctgagaagcacctccggacgtgcttctcgagaagcacgtccggaggtgcttctcagcttcatgtgcttttgagattgctagaagcaccaaaagctgaagcagaagtccaaacaaacagggccttagTGTACTACTAAATCTGTAGTTACCAAAGTTCAATGCAATGAACACCTGAAACGAGTGTATTATTTACAGTACTTGGCTAATACAGTAAAGAAAAGAGCTTGATAAACTGTAACTCCATGCATGCTTAGTATTGTAAATTTGAGGACTAAATTTGCGAAGTATGGGCCCATTGAAGAACCCGGTGGATATGCTATACATGGAATTTGTATGACCTTACATTCACCAAAGTTGGGTTGGAATTCTGATGGCTCttcttcccttctttttttacctAGATTCTTGTTTAATAGGTTGTTGCTTATATCTTCATAATGTGTGTTAATCTGAATATTAGgttcattttttcttcatgGAGAATTGGAGCATGGAGCAGAGCGTGTCATTGCAACCATCCTTGATTTACCTAGGGTAGTTATTTTATTTCGTTTTCCTGGACGGCCAAAGATTGGGTTTACTGTTATGCTTCTTGGTGCAGTTGCATTTGGTATCAACTATTTCTGTTTTGAGATATGTCGAGAGATGTCACTACTTCGTGGTTCGTCAGTTGATGTTTTGCTAGGGAAGACTGGTATATATGTGCTGCAGCGTAGGTTGTGGAAATTGGGAGCTCTCCTGCTTTGATCTAGAGGAAAACTGGATAccggatcaaagttgagaGGACAGTTTTTTCCCTGATACAAACTGTCGTGTTATCATTATAGCCAATTAATTGATTGAGATTTTATGAACGTGTCAGGCAAATACCCATAGCAGATCTTATGCCAATGTTTATGGTCTACTATTACATTAAAGTATGTCTCTCACTCATGATCCTACTTCCCTGTTTCTAGCAGTTTAGACTTGATGTTATATAGTCTTGGGTGGTTACAATATCTACCAAACTCCAACCATACTTGGAAGTTACCTCACATTTTCTCCTCAACCAAAAAACTCAGGGGTAAAAAATAGTATGTTTCCTTTCATAGTCTGCAATCCTCATATTAATTAGCGGGACAATTATCAGATGATAAAATTATATCAAATACTTTTTAgtcttttgttgttctttttcGTATTATAGTATGGTTGGTTCTCCTCTGTTGAGGTATATTCTGATGATTGTTATCAGGTACAGAGCCatgataatatttttttttgtatatataCTACACACACAAGAATACTTTTGTATATGCACTGCACATACAAAATTATTACAATTGGTTTTTAGCACTAGATCTTGTGTCTTTCCTTAACTGATTGTATAAATCTTTTCACATAGTTGAACACCAATTCACCATCACAGAGTTCCATCCAGATTTGAGTTGACTACTGTCTTTGGTGATCATAGAACAAATTGGGATATTTCTCCTTTGTTCATACTTTTCCTATTTGTGATATGGCCAAGCTTGCCCGAGTTGCAAGCTCATGGCTAATATCTAAAATTCTTCCACCATGTATCTTTAAATAGCAAGTCACTGTAATGGTTTCTTTGTAAAATGCACCACAGGTCCTAAAACTATTCGAGGTGTGTCAAGTGAGTCCTAATTTTATCAAAGTGCATATTTGGATCCTAATTCTTTGTAAGTTGTTCAAACGTGGTCCTATTTGAGCCCAAACCGCTGCTGACCGGCCAGGTGGCAAGTTGACTGCTGCCACGTCAGCCAAGGTCGTTGGGCGGTAGTTTTCCCGCCGTTCATGTGGTCCCGAAGTGTGCAGAAACCCCCTTATAAGAATAGAGACCGCAGTTGGCAAATTCTTTCtcattctctctctttcttcttcccatCGCTTGAGCCGCCCGTGCTGCCGCCCCCCTTCAAAGCTCGCCggaggggaaaccctagaatcGCCCTCCGTGTCACCTCTGCTTCGGGCAGGCTAGGAAGAATCGGGGGAAAGGACCGCGGAATGAGTAAAATTGAAAGGTTGGGCCTATTTGCAATTTCCAACGACCCGACATTTAGCTAGTGTGGCAGTCAACTTGCCACCTGGCCGGGCAGCAGCGGCTCGGGCTCGAATAGGACCACGCGTGAACAACTTACAAAGAATTAGGATCCAAAAATATGCACTTTGAAAGAATTAGTTCTCACTTGGCACACCTCGAATAGTTTTAGGACCTACAGTGTATTTTACTCGCAAACTTATGTAGTATAGTAATTTATCGTAGATAGAGAAATCTTCAAGTtgattatttttctatatGCACAGATTTCAGCTGCTCCAAATGCCACCGCTATAGGTCACACTGATGCATGATACTAAAGAGAATAAAATCaccgggaggaggggaggtCGATGCCTGATCATACTATGAATTTGTTAGGTTTGGAGACGATAATGACGGAGCCGGATGTCATGACTGAAATAAACGGTGTATATTGCTCCAGTCGACCAATTCACATAACAACTCCTAGAAGAAATTCTGGTAATTCCATAATTTCAAAGTTGTTTTGAGTAACATGTTCTACACTGTGAGGCCTGGCCTATCCttctgcaatttttaaaatttctaaGATGTAGTAATCTTTTGGGTTAATTTTAGCTTTGATTGACCTCCAGCATATGGGCTCATATGCTAACATCAGGCTCAAACATGCCAGGCTATTAGTGAGCATGCATATCAGTATCATAGTATGATAAGTATAGTTTTCTTGTGCAGAAGAAGTATTACAAGTTTAGCTATTACGAGTATACTAAAGGCACTTACCTAGGTGGTAGGTAACACCCCCTGAATTGCTGCCTACCTATTCTGAATAATTACACTTATTGCTAAGTCCATTTATCTCTCAAGTACGTGCAATCATGTGTAGCCTCACCTTGATTTAAAGAGTTTACCATTCTAAATGGCCATTTTGGTGCacgttcattgaattactgtTCTTACACTGATATTCTAATTGTAAGGAACCGAATGATTCACTTTTCCCTCATTTTAGTAGTTGGCATGTGTTATTATCCGTGAAGTTGATTTATAAACGCTCCACAACACACTAAGTCTGCCCTCTCAGGCTGCACAACACAGTAGTTCTCTCTCTCATAATGTGGCTCAATAggtgctactccctctgattctaaattgttgtcgaaatattacatgtatctagacgctttttgaaaatagatacatccatatttggacaa
The Brachypodium distachyon strain Bd21 chromosome 2, Brachypodium_distachyon_v3.0, whole genome shotgun sequence genome window above contains:
- the LOC100834096 gene encoding CAAX prenyl protease 2: MATPAYSQPASPPVIPGTVAVAACFAMAVSYVAVLYAPTVLLRLPPATSLRAFFHRRFVCAAFSSTASVLATASLLRLWSPSNTSKALAVFGIRHDHLLEAVVIPLLLTSLVYAGSFVARLSVMSSWCGRDDGEEGISCTEKLARWMQTSLQDVMVWRNYIVAPFTEELVFRACMIPLLLCGGFKMSYIIFLSPVFFSLAHLNHLFELHQQGCNFVRSLLIVGIQLGYTVIFGWYAAFLFIRTGNLVSPIVAHIFCNMMGLPVFSSTQTRGMASLAFLVGSISFFCVLFPATSPRLYNTRLDGCSCWHGYCRWSGIGTEQHVGNITYFVPVAEMK